The DNA region AAATGGAGCCAGCGCTTTTCGCAGTCGTCGAATATGAACATCAACCGTTCGCTCTTCTACAATCACTTGATGCCCCCAAACAGAGTCTAATAATTGCCCACGAGTAAACACTCGTTCTTGGTGCTCTAAAAAGAATAATAGTAGCTTATATTCGGTCGGCCCCATTTTAATGGTTTGGCCATCAACCGACACACGATGACCGGCGGTATCCATTTTAAGACGGCCAGACTCGATTAATCGCTCTTGGGTCACATTAGGATCAGCACGACGAAGCACCGCTCGAATGCGCGCCATCAGTTCTCGTGGCGAAAAGGGCTTAACGACATAGTCATCAGCACCAGCATCTAGTCCTTTTATTCGATCATCTTCTTCACCGCGCGCCGTTAGCATGATCACCGGAACTTCTTTGAACAAAGTATTCTTTTTGACCTTGCGGGTCATTTCAATGCCCGAAGCACCAGGTAGCATCCAGTCGACTAGCAAAAGGTCAGGAATGGTTTCTTCTTGCAACAACGACAGCGCTTTTTCTGCCGTACCTGCTTGTAATGTTGAGTAGCCCGCTTGTTCTAGCGAGAATACTAACATTTCTCGAATATCTCTTTCGTCTTCGACGACCATGATTGTTGCGCTCATAACCTAACCCTTTGCTTTATGTCCTAATTCGACGCGGCAGGAAAATTATTTTTTTTGTGCGAGCTGTTTCATCTCTTCTAAGCTCACATGTCGCACATCTTTTCCTTCCACTAAATAAATCACATACTCGCAAATGTTACGAGCGTGATCACCAATACGTTCCAGTGCTCGGGCAGACCACATTACGTCTAGCGCAGAAGAAATACTACGAGGGTCCTCCATCATATAAGTAATTAATTGACGAGTAATCGCATTGTATTCCTTATCTGCTGTTTTCTCCTTATGAGCCACTTTCAATGCGGCATCAACATCCAAACGTGCAAATGCGTCTAGCGCTTCATTCAACATGTTTCTCACATGGTTGCCAAGATGAACCACTGCTCCAAACTGCTTTTTCGACGGCATAAAATTATCCATGTCTAAAGCAATATGGTTAGCCATGCGTGCAATCTTTTCTGCTTCATCACCAATTCGCTCTAAATCAGTAATGGTTTTGATAATTGCTACCACCAGACGTAAATCACCGGCTGCTGGTTGACGCTTTGCTAAAATACGTGTGCATTCTTCGTCAATGCTTACTTCGTAAGCGTTAACTTTTTCATCACGCTCAATGATTTCTTTTGACAGCTCAGGGTCGAGATTCTCTAAAGCTTCCATCGCTCTTTCGATTTGCTCTTCGACCATTCCGCCCATGGTTAAAACGCGTTGACGTACATTCTCCAGTTCTTCATTGAACTGTTGCGAGATGTGTTTTGTAAACTGCCCTTTTTCCATCATAGTCATATACCTTTAATATGTTTCACTCGTGTGACACTTTCCCAATTTCTGTAATACTTTGCCAATTTCTGCAATACTTTTCCAAATTCTGAAAAGCTGACGTCAATTAACCGTAACGTCCAGTAATATAATCTTCGGTTTTCTTTTTACTTGGGTTCGTAAAAATAGTATCGGTTTTATCAAACTCAACCATGTCACCCATATACATAAACGCAGTGTAATCGGATACACGAGCTGCTTGTTGCATGTTATGTGTGACAATAACAATGGTGTACTGATCTTTTAGATCATGAATCAATTCTTCGATTTTAAGCGTTGAAATAGGATCTAACGCCGAGGCAGGCTCATCGAGCAATAATACTTCTGGTTGCACGGCAATTGAGCGCGCAATCACTAAACGTTGTTGCTGACCACCAGACATACCCAATGCGTTATCATCGAGACGATCTTTTACTTCATCCCAAAGTGCTGCACCTTTGAGAGCCCACTCAACCACTTCATCTAATACACTTCGTTTATTAATGCCTTGCAAGCGCAAACCATAAGCTACGTTCTCGTAAATAGACTTCGGAAATGGATTTGGCTTCTGGAACACCATACCAACATTTCGTCGCAAATCGGCAACATTGATATCTGGGCCATAAATGTTAGTACCATTTAATTTAATCGCACCTTCAACTCGGGCGATATCGACCAAATCATTCATTCGGTTGAAACAACGTAACAATGTTGATTTACCACAACCACTCGGGCCGATAAACGCAGTTACTTTTTTCTCAGGAATGTGAAGATTAATATCATGTAACGCTTGCTTCTGTGCGTAATACAAGTTCAAGTTTTCAACTTCAAGCGTGATTTTCTCATCTTTCAATGCATCGAGGTTTAAACCGCTATTAGAGGTTTCTCGTGTCAGATCTAGTTTCATTTCAGCTGTCATAATGTTACCCAGTTATATTCACAGTCGATACAAGCTTAGTGCTCGAGTGACTTGTATTTTTCACGAAGACGGTTACGAATTTTAATCGCAGTAATGTTCAATAAAATAATGACCAATACCAATAAGAAGGCTGTCGCAAATACCAATGGACGCGCGGCCTCAACATTCGGGCTTTGAAAACCCACATCATAAATATGGAAACCTAAGTGCATAAACTTACGCTCTAGGTGGATAAACGGCAGGTTGCCATCAACCGGTAGCGTCGGCGCAAGCTTTACAACACCGACCAACATAAGCGGCGCCACTTCTCCGGCGGCACGGGCAATAGCTAGAATTAATCCGGTCATCATTGCAGGGCTCGCCATTGGCAAAACAGTTCGCCATAAGGTTTCAATTTTTGTCGCGCCTAATGCGAGACTGCCTTCTCGAATGGACTTGGGAATTCGTGACAAGCCCTCTTCCGTCGATACAATCACAACAGGCAAGGTTAAAAGCGCGAGGGTTATGGAAGCCCATAACAAACCCGAGGTTCCAAAAGTCGGCGCAGGCTTAGCTTCAGGGTAAAATAAGTCATCGATACTTCCACCTAAAAAGTAGACGAAAAAACCTAAACCAAATACTCCGTATACAATCGATGGCACGCCCGCTAAGTTATTCACCGCAATACGAATCAAGCGCGTTACAAACCCTTGCTTGGCATATTCGTGCAAATAAACGGCTGCAACAACGCCAAACGGAGTGACCATAATAGACATTAATATAACCATCATTACGGTTCCGAAGATAGCTGGAAAAACGCCACCTTCGGTATTGGCTTCTCGTGGTTCATCGAAGATAAACTCTCCGACTTTACTAAAGTAATGACCGACCTTTGCAAAAAATCCCATCGCATTTGGCTGATACGCCATAACAATATTACTGGCTTTTATCGTGAGCGCTTTATCGTCAATCGAAACGACTTGCAAAGAATCACGGTTAGCATCGCGGTAGAGCTCATTCATTTTCGCTTGCTGCACTTCGAACTCAGCTTTCAGCGCTTCTTCTTGCTTGCGAATTTCAGCAATGGCTTCTGGCGTATCTTTATCTTCTAGTTGCAAACGGCGGCGTTCTAAACGCAACTGTTCTAAATCGTAATTGATCGAGCCAATGTCGTCTTTCTCAATATCTTTAATTTCGCTGTAGATATTTGTCGCTCGGTCGATGGCATTTTCCATCATTGAGAAGAATTCAGGATCTTTCTCGGTGTAGGTTTTTCCGTCCAACTCAACCGCAGTAAGAAAACCGTAAAAATTTCCCCACTCTCGACGCTCAATCACTAACACATCATCGCGACTCGATTGACCAACCACGTCTTTCGCTTTCAGCCAACGAAAGTCTAAGCCATACAGGTCTCGGTTACCGGTTTTCAACAAAATTTGCTTAGCAACGGCAGGGTCTTGACCTTTTGGCGTTTCTTCGTCGTAAATTTCACCCATGGCTTGTTGCTTTGTGCCGTCGGCCAATTGTGTCTCGAACACAACGATATCTGCTGGCCAAAAATGACTTAGGCCCTTAACTGCAATGAATAATACTAAACTCACCACCATTACCAATGAAATGGCGATGGCTCCAGCATTAAACCAGACCCAGTGTTCTCCAGATTTAAAAAACTTATCTTTCATCGATCTTGCCTAATTTCAAAGATTAAAGTGAGCCGTATTTACGACGTAAACGGTGTCGTACATTTTCGGCTAACGTATTAAACACAAAAGTAAACACAAAGAGCACAAAGCCTGCTAAGAAGAGTACTCGGTAATGCGATGACCCAACCTCTGACTCTGGCATTTCGACAGCAATGTTCGCTGACAAGGTACGCATGCCTTCAAAAATATTGGCTTCCATAATGGGCGTATTACCTGTTGCCATTAATACGATCATGGTCTCTCCGACTGCGCGCCCTAAACCGATCATAACCGCCGAGAAAATACCAGGACTTGCCGTTGGTAAGACAACACGAACTAAGGTTTGCCATGGACTAGCACCTAACGCTAGTGAGCCGTTCGACAGATGCTTAGGCACACTAAAGATGGCATCTTCAGCAATTGAGAAAATAGTAGGAATAACGGCAAATCCCATTGCAATACCAACGACTAAAGAGTTGCGCTGATCGTAAGTGATTCCTATCGACTCTAACCATACTCGCATGTTGCCATCAAACAACACTTTTTCCATTGGGTAACTGATAGCAAAACAACCCCATGCGATCAGAATAACAACAGGCACCAATAATGCGGCTTGCCAACCATCAGGAATTCGAGAAGTGACTGAGCTTGGTAAAAAATGCCAAATCAGGCCAAAGCCAACAATAGCGAGCGGCATGAGTATCAATATCATAAACACGCCGGGCAGGTTCTCTTCCATTACGGGAGCTAACCACAAACCAGCTAAAAAGCCCAAAATAACCGTAGGTAACGCTTCCATGATTTCAATCGCAGGTTTCACCGACGAACGCATTTTGGGAGCCATAAAGTAAGCGGTAAAAATAGCGCCGCAAATGGCGAGAGGCATTGCAAATAACATTGCGTAAAATGCCGCTTTCAAGGTTCCGAAACTCAGTGGAACTAAAGAAAACTTAGCTTCAAAGTCGGTCGTTGATGCCGAAGACTGCCAAGTATATTGAGGTTCAGGGTAACTTTCGTACCACACTTTACTCCACAAAGCAGACCAAGAAAGATCGGGATGTTCATTTTCAATAGACCAGACATGAACTTTGTCTGCTGAAGCTATCAGCATGCGGTTAGTACGAGGATTCAAAATAAGTCGAGATTCGCCTGACAACTCGGCAATATTTTCCGATAGCACTTCACGATGTGATGTGGTGTAAAAAATGCCTAAGTTATTTTCAGCGTCAATAACATAAAAACCTTTACGACGAATTTCAGGAATTATTGTTTTAATGTCGGCATCGCCAAACTCAAACGAACGAATAAGGTTCAATCGATAAGTATTGTTATCATCACGAACAGGGAACCATTGGCTTACCTTGCCAGTGTTGTCGCCAACCAAAAGTGAAATTCCGCCAAGCAACAGTTTTACATCAGTCACTTGTTCAGTGTTTGCTACCAACGATAGGCGCTCATTAGGAATCAGTTCATCGCCTTCTAACCAGTAGCTTTGTAATTCACCACTAACGCCAATTAAATAAACCCAGTGTCCGGTTGGGTCATGCAATAAATATTTAATCGCGAAATCTCCTTGCAACGCTTGTTCGCTCAACAACTCAAGCTGTACGCCATCGGTGAGAAAAGACTCTTGCAACTCAAAGCGCTGGAACGCAATGTTCTGCTCAGCATCGCTAGTGACAATACTGAAATACTCTTCGCTTTTCGCTGCCGCTATAGACTCGATCGATGAGTCCATCAATTGCAAACCGTCTTCACCAAAGGGATATTCAATACCCGGCGTAATGGTGCGAACATCATTCGGATAACTGATGCTAAAGGTTAATTTCGGCATAAGTACACGGCCAGACGACAATGCGACTGCCACGAGAGACTCTTCACGATGGGCGAAAACGGCTTGAGTGACTTGCTCGTCATCTTCAAGTGGCAAAGACAACTGACTGATCGCTTCACCGGTCTGTGCGTAGTAATAATTTAATTGACCATCCGCTTCAATTCGAAAAGCAACCTCTCCGTACTCCTCCATACCCCAAAGGAGTGGCTGTGATGCTTCCACTTGGTAACTTTGCTGCGGCAACACCTCAGCACTGCGGAATATTGGAAATACAACATATAATAGATAGAAGAAAATCATCACCACGGCGACAATGACTGACACACCACCGATAGCAATACTATGGCGCGCCAACACGTCCTTAATCCGTCTTAACGTGTGGTGACCACCCTCTGTCTGTTTATCGAGTAATTCACGAACCCGATCTTTCACGGCTTCGTAGTCGTTACTTAAATCATTCATCGAATTTTTCTATTTAGGCCTATTATCAAGATGCCGCTATTGTAGAGCCCAAACATGACAGTTATATGACAAACTGTCATATTCAGAAAGGCTTACCGCGAAATGATGCTATCTCTTTGTTTTTAATAGACTTTCAAAAAACAAATAGTTTAACTTACGTCGCAGAATCGAGTAGAATGGCGCGCAACCTGTCATATTTATGACATAAATGTCATTTTAGTCTAATTTTTAACCCAATGATGTATCTTCGGGACCAAACTTGGCTGACTCAAAGACGTTC from Pleionea litopenaei includes:
- the pstB gene encoding phosphate ABC transporter ATP-binding protein PstB → MKLDLTRETSNSGLNLDALKDEKITLEVENLNLYYAQKQALHDINLHIPEKKVTAFIGPSGCGKSTLLRCFNRMNDLVDIARVEGAIKLNGTNIYGPDINVADLRRNVGMVFQKPNPFPKSIYENVAYGLRLQGINKRSVLDEVVEWALKGAALWDEVKDRLDDNALGMSGGQQQRLVIARSIAVQPEVLLLDEPASALDPISTLKIEELIHDLKDQYTIVIVTHNMQQAARVSDYTAFMYMGDMVEFDKTDTIFTNPSKKKTEDYITGRYG
- the pstA gene encoding phosphate ABC transporter permease PstA; its protein translation is MKDKFFKSGEHWVWFNAGAIAISLVMVVSLVLFIAVKGLSHFWPADIVVFETQLADGTKQQAMGEIYDEETPKGQDPAVAKQILLKTGNRDLYGLDFRWLKAKDVVGQSSRDDVLVIERREWGNFYGFLTAVELDGKTYTEKDPEFFSMMENAIDRATNIYSEIKDIEKDDIGSINYDLEQLRLERRRLQLEDKDTPEAIAEIRKQEEALKAEFEVQQAKMNELYRDANRDSLQVVSIDDKALTIKASNIVMAYQPNAMGFFAKVGHYFSKVGEFIFDEPREANTEGGVFPAIFGTVMMVILMSIMVTPFGVVAAVYLHEYAKQGFVTRLIRIAVNNLAGVPSIVYGVFGLGFFVYFLGGSIDDLFYPEAKPAPTFGTSGLLWASITLALLTLPVVIVSTEEGLSRIPKSIREGSLALGATKIETLWRTVLPMASPAMMTGLILAIARAAGEVAPLMLVGVVKLAPTLPVDGNLPFIHLERKFMHLGFHIYDVGFQSPNVEAARPLVFATAFLLVLVIILLNITAIKIRNRLREKYKSLEH
- the phoU gene encoding phosphate signaling complex protein PhoU — protein: MMEKGQFTKHISQQFNEELENVRQRVLTMGGMVEEQIERAMEALENLDPELSKEIIERDEKVNAYEVSIDEECTRILAKRQPAAGDLRLVVAIIKTITDLERIGDEAEKIARMANHIALDMDNFMPSKKQFGAVVHLGNHVRNMLNEALDAFARLDVDAALKVAHKEKTADKEYNAITRQLITYMMEDPRSISSALDVMWSARALERIGDHARNICEYVIYLVEGKDVRHVSLEEMKQLAQKK
- a CDS encoding ABC transporter permease subunit gives rise to the protein MNDLSNDYEAVKDRVRELLDKQTEGGHHTLRRIKDVLARHSIAIGGVSVIVAVVMIFFYLLYVVFPIFRSAEVLPQQSYQVEASQPLLWGMEEYGEVAFRIEADGQLNYYYAQTGEAISQLSLPLEDDEQVTQAVFAHREESLVAVALSSGRVLMPKLTFSISYPNDVRTITPGIEYPFGEDGLQLMDSSIESIAAAKSEEYFSIVTSDAEQNIAFQRFELQESFLTDGVQLELLSEQALQGDFAIKYLLHDPTGHWVYLIGVSGELQSYWLEGDELIPNERLSLVANTEQVTDVKLLLGGISLLVGDNTGKVSQWFPVRDDNNTYRLNLIRSFEFGDADIKTIIPEIRRKGFYVIDAENNLGIFYTTSHREVLSENIAELSGESRLILNPRTNRMLIASADKVHVWSIENEHPDLSWSALWSKVWYESYPEPQYTWQSSASTTDFEAKFSLVPLSFGTLKAAFYAMLFAMPLAICGAIFTAYFMAPKMRSSVKPAIEIMEALPTVILGFLAGLWLAPVMEENLPGVFMILILMPLAIVGFGLIWHFLPSSVTSRIPDGWQAALLVPVVILIAWGCFAISYPMEKVLFDGNMRVWLESIGITYDQRNSLVVGIAMGFAVIPTIFSIAEDAIFSVPKHLSNGSLALGASPWQTLVRVVLPTASPGIFSAVMIGLGRAVGETMIVLMATGNTPIMEANIFEGMRTLSANIAVEMPESEVGSSHYRVLFLAGFVLFVFTFVFNTLAENVRHRLRRKYGSL
- the phoB gene encoding phosphate regulon transcriptional regulator PhoB — its product is MSATIMVVEDERDIREMLVFSLEQAGYSTLQAGTAEKALSLLQEETIPDLLLVDWMLPGASGIEMTRKVKKNTLFKEVPVIMLTARGEEDDRIKGLDAGADDYVVKPFSPRELMARIRAVLRRADPNVTQERLIESGRLKMDTAGHRVSVDGQTIKMGPTEYKLLLFFLEHQERVFTRGQLLDSVWGHQVIVEERTVDVHIRRLRKALAPFGIENYVQTVRGAGYRFSHRG